The window ctttttttttgttaaatggtgCAATGGACAATTCTTTAAGATGACCTTATAAGTAAGAACTCATTTGATCGTatatttatgtgtatatatatattcatgtcatttagttttttacATTTAGTTTTTTACATATACTAATAATAATTACTTTTTATATTAGACTAAGTATTTTCCATTTGTGATTTCGAGTCGAACAGAGCTAGAGTAAGGGGGTGTTGACAAAGGGTCAATAAAgacctaaataaaaaaaatgtattaattagtTTTTGACAAGATTAACAGGATAAGTCCTCGCTGTCGCTCGTACTTAACCATGAAGAAAGGGATTAGCATTCtcttacatatataaaaaagaagatgtggtatgattgccaatgagacaactgtccacaagagaccaaaatgacacagacataaacaactacaggtccccgtacggcattcaacaatgagcaaagcccatacagcatagtcagctataaaaggcccctatatgacaatgttaaacaattcaaacgagaaaactaacggccttatttatataaaaaaaaatgaacgaaaacgaatatgtaacgcataaacaaacgacaaccactgaattacaggctcctgacttgggacaggcacatacataaataatgtggcggggttaaacatgttagcgggatcccaacccggcccctaacctgggacattggtataacagtacaacataagaacgaactataaaaaaggCTTATATAATTAACTTATCAGATGCACAgtaatacaagtggacgtgatacttatataatgaatttatattttataaactaaGCGCGAACGTTTGTCTTAATTTAGCTCCAAGCAATTATTAGTTGTCTGCAAGATTAACAAGTTAAGGCTGCGTCTCGCCTTCATATGTTCTCTTTGTTAAAGTatcattttaatcaaaatattacaTAAAGAATTAATATCTTATTAAGAAACCGTAAATGCCACGGTTGACTGATTTGAGCTCCAAGCCAAGTTGACAAAATAGTACATGTAATTCTAATCAAGTCTATTGTCCTTTTTAGAAATATCATGGCTATGTTATTAAGTTAATTAAGGGTCTTTGTTCTGTTCAGTGAGAGTTTAGAAAAATATGTCATATTAACTCAAGTTACTTGATTGTTCGACAATTCGTATTTGTCAAACCTGAACCAGTAACGCGAAATTGTACAGGTAAATTTCTCTCTTAAAAGTGGCACTTCTATATGGGCTTTTGTTCAGGTGAGtccagaattttttaattttcatatttttacatgACTACAGTGGTATCCATGTACAGTCTCTATCAGGATTAAAGGGAAAAGTTAATAATTTATGTACATCATGGACACTCCCCAACCCAACACCATGGTGTGTAAGGAAACAGGAAAATCTGTCATTAACATGGGGAAGGAAGCCGAGGAACTCAGTGGCGAACTATCAGGCGGACTCAGCGGAACGGACAAACTGGAGAGATATCTGCAGACTGATTCTGGTCAAAGTCGGGACCGGGGGAGGGGGGACTTTCACCGGCCTAGGCTCCTGAAGTAttcattctagtttaaactctgTTCTGTGTATCACAGATGTGTGTGGGAGGGtgaaaattacaatttaaatgtACCAGAATTTCAAGCGCCCCCACGTCAGGATCGAACCAAGGACTTTTCAGCACTGTATTCATCGGTCTcatcctcttatatttgatgcgtttccctgaGTTTccggtattgtttttttttttcttaattgatttatgaatttcgtacagcggtatactactgtttcctttaatTCGCATCATGCTCACAAAGCCTCGCATATAGTCATATTTgaatgttaaaataataaaagtaaagtTTAATGCCTAAAATATGTCAGCCCAAAACACAGCAGAAATTCAATTCTGCCGGAATACCTTTTCAAACCGActatatagtatttttttcattgttgaaggttgtacgtgACAGTTGCCTATACATGCTTTCGTCCACTTcttttgaactctggtggatagttgtctcgttgcaAATCACACCACTTCTCGTTTTCTACAATAATTTCAAATCGGTTAATAGTTTCTTCAAAACCAGTTAATCTTGGTATTATCTATTTCCTAGGAGCAAACATTTCCCCGTTACTGAGCGGTACTAATTTACTAGAAATCGGATATGACTGCGGCAAGTTAATGCTTCGCGTCGGGAAATAGTTGTCACGGGAGGAAATAAACTTGCTATTATACTCATAAGCAACAAATGAGTGTTGAGTatagaaatatatacatttagTAATATATGCCGCCGGGCGTTAAGTATCAGGCGATCTTTTTGAACAATACATATTATTTGTAACTGATATTTGTCTATggttaaacaaataataatgacaGTTATTACAATTGCGCTAACGTAAGTTGAAAGCAATAGTGTAGAgccaatttctattttttttctcaccAGGCCGTCCATTGATGGCATGATGACACTATAATGTCTTACACCAAACACGTCaacaaattaaaatcaatttaagacttaaaaaaacaactttatgtCTAACTTTCAACCTTGTAAACAAGTTAAAATTAAACCTTGACAATTTAAATGGCATATTTTAGTATGAATAAAAAGAGGGACATTCAATACTACACTCAAATGTGTATGGTAATTGAAGTCATCAAATATTTTCAGGTACAAACTAATTCCATTTGGTTAAGTTTGTcatgtttttgtcgagcctgcaacttttgttgcagaaagctcgacatagggatagtgatccagcggcggctacggcggcggcggcggcggcggcggtgttagctcacttcttaaaagctttatattttagaaggtggaagacctggatgcttcatactttgtatatagatgcttcatgttacgaagtttccgtcagtcacatgtccaataaccttgacctcattttcatggttcagtgactacttgaaaaaaaagttcaatttttttgtaatgttgaattctctcttattataagtaataggataactatatttgatatgtgcgtaccttgcaaggtcctcatgtctgtcagacagttttcacttgacctcgacctcatttcatggatcagtgaacaaggttaagttttggtggtcaagtccatatctcagatactataagcaatcaggctagtatattcggtgtatggaaggactgtaaggtgtacatgtccaactggtaggtgtcatctgaccttgacctcattttcatggttcagtcgttatagttaaatttttgtgttttggtctgtttttttcatactatatgcaataggtctactatatttgttgtatggattgattgtaaggtgtacatgtctagctggcagatgtcatgtgaccttgacctcattttcatggttcagtggtcaaagttaagtttttgagttttggtctttttatctaatactatatgccataggtcaactatatttggtgtatggaaatattttatgatctttatgtcagtagcgcaggtttcttttgaccctgacctcattttcacggttcattgcacagtgttaagtttttgtgttttggtctatttttcttaaactataagtaataggtcaactatatatgttgtatagaagcattgttagctgtacatgtctgcctggcatggttcatctgaccttgacctcattttcatggttcattggtctttgtttagttatcttggttaatgttaagtttatgagacagttgtaataaagctttatacttaggactatctacataatatcaatgattagtatagaaggcgagacatttcagcgtgtgcactcttgtttattctaacatgtaaaaaaatgttGTCTTTGTCAACAAATGTACCGCTAAACAACCTTTCTTTGATAGAATAAGGAAATGTAAATGTGTTAAGAActttttaaagttattatttaaaTCCTTGAAAATTTAGATCcgcttttgtttttcttcattaaCTCGGTTATGTATTAACATCGCTCGAATGATACAAATAGACGGTGTTTTTTCGCCCTTTTCCTTACGAACTTTAATTTAAAGATGACTGTTTTGTGACATTTATTGTTATTGTTGATAGATACAATACTTCGTAGCTATATAATTGAAAATGAACGAGAGTGGATGGATTGTTGTTTAACGTCACCTGCACGGGATTGAAGATCTTATATCAATTTTGAAGTCATCTGTTTGAAAAGGTTGGGATCAAATCACCCCTCTAGCGAGCAGTCGTGGCGAGCACAATATTAAGAGAACAACGAggcttaaaaaaaactttttgaagtaccataatttttttctgtatttcattTCCAACTTAGCTGGGTGAgaaaacattctttttttatatagaattagcGTGTAACGATTGCAATACATTTCGAGAAAATGTGCAAATAAAGTAATTGAAGTATTCAAATATGCCATCTAAGTGGTAGAAAGGTTCtttatcaaaaggcaaaatcaaaagcttaaacacatcaaacggatggcAAAGCAATgcgatattatcagattattgcatggcatttttcatatcgcatgtattatcagccataggttcaatatcagcccaagagccgcatggctcgagggctgatactgaccaagggctgataatacatgcgatatgaaaaatgacatgttatgatctttttatcatatgcttcaacaatggagaaaaataacagatttatatattgatccttttacgtggtttccaaaaagaagttcaaagagtgaaaagttcacagACGTCGGACcctaaatttagtacattcgatatgaaatctttctatcatatgcagAGAAGAAACATATTTGAATATAACCAGAtcgacaaaaatatacataataaacactgtttggaaaagtcaactttttaaaaataagtttctaaattatgtttgaaacttttaaaaaatgcatttatttaataattttttttttttttttttttttttattatagttttacacaatatactttccagtatccaaataattgttttgtacactactgtGTAATGTTTTTCATAGAAAACGTAGccttgaggtgtattttccggaatttgccgagtatcactgggaagccatgcgataacgttacggaaaggcatgtgataacaatcgaagcatgtgataaacttttcatatcagcccgctaagcaccaattcgaaaaatatggaatttacgttaatttaatgctattatcatacaataaaaatcagatgttatttagtctaagtatatgataaagcacAGTTTATAACTTATATGTGTATCTCATAGAGTGATATGGTCATATACGCCATTTTTGGTCGTCTCCCCTTTTTCTtggtaatatatttatttgtaaatttgattttaatggtGAATCATTATTTTTCCAGGAAAAGTGTTGTCATATCTTTCAAAGCCAAAATCACATGGATAtatttatacatacatatattaaaATGTGACTGTACTTAAATCATGTGTCAACAATAACATGTAACGATGTTATATCTATATTTCAAAGTTTTTTACTGTGCGTGATTTGTCAGAAACATTTTCCTTATGTGCTGATCCTATTATCATAATAGATTGTCAACTGCGTTCAGATAACAATAGTAATTCTCTCAGAAACACAAGATTTGATTGTCTTATGCATGCAGATGACTCAGTTTTTTTTTCCGAAACAGAAGATGTTTATATAAGAGAAAATGAAAAGGTTACAATTATCAAAATTGTGTTTAGATGTGAACTTAAAATTCTTGTTTTTAACAAATCTGATAAACATCTTTATTGCCCCACCATTGTATTTAAATGTGTTACACAATGAAAGTGTTATAAGAACATATAAACTACTTTGTATCTAGTTGCAAATCTATGCAAGGAATCAACGAAATCTTGAAAGATTTCAAAGAATTTTAGTCAAAGGACATCTAGTGATCAACATATTAAGTCTTCAacattaaactgatttttaaaaaaCCCAAATGGAAATTAATTTCACAAAGGCCATCAACAATCTTCCTTACAAAACTAATAACTTACATTTTTTAAATCGTTAAAAAAGAATCTAATAATAGTTTACGTATAAGACATATTCTTATATAGGTAAACTTATAAAAGACGAAATAATTTAAACCCCGGATATATAAATCATTAAACAGAAAAGATTTTAAAATAGAttagaaaatttcattttgtacCTGAGGGCGCGATTAAATCAAGACTAAAATGTAcgttatttcagatattttgtcAATTCGATTGGTCAATTCTTGGTAGAACACCTTTTAATGTGGGGAAACCCACCGTGAATCGTATATATGCAATGGTATATAAAGCGTTCTGGATACaaactacatgtattttttgaaaatagaccacttaaaataatttgatatcatataccatagaTGTAAACAACTTTTACAAAAGTAAGTCAATTAGCTCAATTATGATAAAAGTTACTTATCGGtagaattttaaataaataatattgaatgcaatgtttttcaaacaatttttaatgTTACTAACACTTTTgttgttgcaaaaaaaaaaacctgagtGTAGTAAACATTATATATTTCAACAAACTAAGCGTTCATTTAATTTTCTAGAAACAGTTcaacttttataataaaaacaaatcggTTTAGTAAACTTGTTCAAGAACCGGCaattcagaggttgtcgtttgttgctgtcttgcgtatttgtttttcgttcattattttatacatgAATTAGGCTGTAAATagtctcgtttgaattgttttacatttgtaatttcagggccttttatgatcttttatagctgattatgcgataTGGTCTGTACTCATTGTagaaggccatacgatgacctacagttgttattaactgtgtcatttggtctcttgtgaccGACATACATTTTATTCTTAGTAAAACTTTATGTACTTGAGAGTTCCAATTTTTTTAACGAGTTTTGTTTTTCCTTTCAGTTAACTTAACATGCCTGGAGAGCAACTAGCATGCGTGTGGCAGGCGGTGGCAGCACTAGATGTCACCAAGAAATGTGCAGTCAGCGCACCAACAGAAATAGTAAAAGCAGTAACCAAAAGTATCAGTGGCTTACAGACTGTGAACTTCTCGGAACACATCTTCAATCAGACATTTCAAGACGAAACCATCAAATTTGAGgattacaaaatatatgttaaaaattcTCTGCGAGAGAAAGGAGTTTCTTTCGGTATTCTCCTTGAAAGTATTGAAGAGGCCTGTTGGAATGTGATTAAAACAACATGTAAAAGTTCCATATCTAATGCTGACCTATACAAATTATGGAAAATCAACAACCGGTTAGTGAGAGAAGATACATATCCTCCTGTTTTGTGTAAAGAAGAAGCTTGCTGGTTTACCGACAAGGTCCTTGGCAACTTCGGGAATATAATCAAATCAACTGATGAAATGTTTAAAGCAGACAGTTTCATTTTTATGGACTTCGTCAAAATCCTAGAAGATCTTGTGTTCAAAGAAGTAACGGTAGATAAAACCAAAGCATGCATCGATGACCTTTATTCCTGGCTTGTATtagagattttgaaaaaagagaAAGTATACGTTCGATGTAGAAAGCAATCAAACTGGTCAACCTGGGCAAAGCGAAGCTGCGTCCTTACTCCGCGAAGTGTTAGTGTATATACCGGAAGTCCAGATAAAGTCAGAATTCAAAGCAGCACTAAGAAAATAGAGTTAGTAATTACTAAGAATACAAAAGTAGAAAGTCTCCTAATGTACAGTGGAATAATACATCATTTAAAAGGCAGATTTTGTATAGCAAACCATCCAGTTATAGAATTGGAAATAGCAGTTGAAGATGACTACGAAAAACGGTCATGGCTATCTTCTGTAGAGGAAATCATTGAATGCATACTAGAAAACACAACTCCAGTACAGAAATTGCTGCGTGATCGATATACAAAAAGGATTAAACAGTCTTCTACATCTATAACCAAACAAAGTTCTTTGCAGAAAGTGGAAACGGCACTAAATGAAAATCACAAACGAGTATCTCGTGCAATTTCGAACATGCCAAGTCCAATTCGTACACCAGTCATTCAGCTACAAGGTATTCAGGAAACAGCAGACGTTGTAACTGTTGAGATTGTGCCCAAAGTCACTACTAAACCAGGACTCAATGGAACAAATGGGAACAACACAGGTAGTCTGGGGAATAACAACACCACCGATTTCATAGCAGTTAACAGAGAAAAACTAAAA of the Mytilus galloprovincialis chromosome 8, xbMytGall1.hap1.1, whole genome shotgun sequence genome contains:
- the LOC143041866 gene encoding uncharacterized protein LOC143041866, which encodes MPGEQLACVWQAVAALDVTKKCAVSAPTEIVKAVTKSISGLQTVNFSEHIFNQTFQDETIKFEDYKIYVKNSLREKGVSFGILLESIEEACWNVIKTTCKSSISNADLYKLWKINNRLVREDTYPPVLCKEEACWFTDKVLGNFGNIIKSTDEMFKADSFIFMDFVKILEDLVFKEVTVDKTKACIDDLYSWLVLEILKKEKVYVRCRKQSNWSTWAKRSCVLTPRSVSVYTGSPDKVRIQSSTKKIELVITKNTKVESLLMYSGIIHHLKGRFCIANHPVIELEIAVEDDYEKRSWLSSVEEIIECILENTTPVQKLLRDRYTKRIKQSSTSITKQSSLQKVETALNENHKRVSRAISNMPSPIRTPVIQLQGIQETADVVTVEIVPKVTTKPGLNGTNGNNTGSLGNNNTTDFIAVNREKLKAVFMKIDTNGNGLLDRTEFHKFIKEIGLTMSEKEVNLVFKTVDTRDKSEITFDEFEVYFSKHVMDETSTAECVNAMRKAFLEADRNGSGTLNFREFTEYVWEKKRSIRMSKIMTSFSESAKDEITFSDFQKMVQGGNSDVLTSIIEEEIEDIDLNDSSVDQFQNQLKQVYSDTDSKELTTYIRDRWKNFATFRRKGNTGTIVMKGGHGMVADLVPGEYSLIDLACFSDLPPLIPKHTVVKGVKWEIGTVPGKSGKITFPPDFNGRVVTDVATTELLRYYDCSFADAKQEKISLLYRHGIQDFTYENGYLEKYVAATNGGAGLERHEFSHLDCPLTDESGTFILTKFTENGEFHITGFKIPKRHTLYIPGGVIHCNDYLKGTWRTMLSDETDIDHVHLTRRNDVHGDEIYDNNETKFQFTFV